In a single window of the Acidobacteriota bacterium genome:
- a CDS encoding prolyl oligopeptidase family serine peptidase — protein sequence MKSTTTFKERKHPLALAAAALVVLTAFSLPAFGQGAKKAASRAIKQYTIEQFLTTTAIGGSSFSPDEKSILFSSNKSGIYNVYSVPVTGGEPKQLTRSTTESTFGIGYFPNDSRILYTHDQGGNENNHIYVLGADGKEKDLTPGDKLKAQFLGWTHDGKAFYIFTNERDQRFFDIYKLDAVSFERTLLYQDTVGYQFGDISDDGKFIAFAKPNTTSDSDVYLYNVATKEMKNITPHQGDVASSPAAFDPAARYLYYQTDEGSEFSYVARYDLTTGKKEPVEKVNWDVAFTYFSHNGKYRVSGVNEDARTKVKVYDTATGKPIALPAFPEGDITSVNISRSEKVMAFYFNGSRSPSNLYVYDFATKKVSKLTESLNPEIDSADLVESKVIRYKSFDGMAIPSILYKPHQASAAKKAPALLWIHGGPGGQTRTGYSGVIQYLVNHGYVILGVNNRGSSGYGKTFFTADDQKHGREPLWDCVEAKKYLASLGYVDTSKIGIIGGSYGGYMVLAALAFKPDEFVVGVDLFGVSNWVRTLESIPPYWESFRKALYKELGDPKADLENLKAISPLFHPDKIVKPLMVLQGKNDPRVIKPESDEIVEAVKKNGRVVEYVVFDDEGHGFTKKANEIRGYKAILDFLDKYLRGADAGK from the coding sequence ATGAAATCAACAACCACGTTCAAAGAGAGAAAACACCCGTTGGCGTTGGCTGCCGCCGCGCTTGTTGTATTGACCGCGTTCTCGCTCCCGGCGTTTGGCCAGGGCGCCAAGAAAGCCGCAAGCCGCGCCATAAAGCAATACACGATCGAGCAATTCCTAACAACCACCGCAATCGGAGGCAGTTCATTCTCGCCCGACGAGAAGTCGATACTGTTTTCGAGCAACAAGAGCGGGATCTACAATGTCTACAGTGTACCGGTCACCGGAGGCGAGCCGAAGCAGCTCACTCGCTCGACGACCGAGAGCACTTTCGGCATCGGCTACTTCCCGAACGATTCGCGCATTCTGTACACGCACGATCAGGGCGGCAACGAGAACAACCACATCTATGTGCTGGGCGCGGACGGCAAGGAGAAGGACCTGACACCAGGCGACAAGCTCAAGGCTCAGTTCCTGGGGTGGACGCACGACGGCAAGGCCTTCTATATATTCACAAACGAACGAGACCAGCGGTTCTTCGACATCTATAAGCTGGACGCCGTTAGCTTCGAGCGGACGTTGCTATATCAAGACACCGTCGGCTACCAGTTCGGCGACATCTCCGACGATGGGAAGTTTATCGCCTTCGCGAAACCGAACACGACCTCTGATTCGGACGTCTACCTCTACAACGTCGCGACAAAAGAAATGAAGAACATCACGCCGCATCAAGGCGATGTTGCTTCAAGCCCCGCGGCGTTCGATCCCGCGGCGCGATACTTGTACTACCAAACCGATGAAGGCAGCGAGTTCTCATACGTCGCGCGGTACGACCTGACGACCGGAAAGAAGGAGCCGGTTGAAAAAGTGAATTGGGACGTGGCGTTCACCTACTTCTCGCACAACGGCAAATACCGAGTTTCGGGCGTCAACGAAGACGCGCGTACGAAGGTAAAGGTTTACGACACTGCTACGGGCAAGCCCATCGCCTTGCCTGCTTTTCCAGAGGGTGACATCACCTCGGTCAACATCTCCCGTAGCGAGAAAGTGATGGCCTTCTACTTCAACGGGTCTCGTTCGCCGAGCAACCTTTATGTCTACGACTTCGCAACCAAAAAGGTGAGCAAGCTGACGGAGAGCCTGAACCCCGAGATCGATTCAGCGGATCTGGTCGAGTCAAAAGTCATCCGCTACAAATCGTTCGATGGTATGGCAATTCCATCCATTCTTTACAAGCCCCATCAGGCGAGCGCCGCGAAGAAAGCGCCGGCGCTGCTGTGGATTCACGGAGGTCCGGGTGGCCAGACTCGAACCGGCTATAGCGGAGTGATTCAGTACCTGGTTAATCACGGCTACGTGATTTTAGGCGTCAACAACCGTGGAAGCTCGGGATATGGCAAGACGTTTTTCACCGCCGACGATCAGAAGCACGGCCGCGAGCCGCTTTGGGATTGCGTGGAAGCGAAGAAGTACCTGGCATCGCTCGGCTACGTCGACACGTCGAAGATCGGAATCATCGGCGGAAGCTACGGCGGATACATGGTGCTTGCAGCGCTTGCGTTCAAGCCCGATGAGTTCGTGGTGGGCGTCGATCTGTTTGGCGTTTCAAACTGGGTGCGCACGCTCGAATCGATCCCTCCTTACTGGGAGTCGTTTCGCAAAGCGCTCTACAAGGAGCTCGGCGACCCGAAAGCCGACCTCGAAAATCTGAAGGCGATTTCTCCGCTCTTTCATCCGGACAAGATCGTCAAGCCTCTGATGGTTCTGCAAGGCAAGAACGATCCGCGAGTAATCAAACCCGAGTCCGACGAGATAGTCGAAGCAGTGAAGAAGAACGGCCGCGTCGTCGAATACGTGGTCTTCGACGACGAGGGTCACGGGTTCACCAAGAAGGCTAACGAGATCCGAGGCTACAAGGCGATCCTGGATTTTCTCGATAAGTATCTCAGGGGAGCGGACGCCGGCAAGTAG